One genomic segment of Besnoitia besnoiti strain Bb-Ger1 chromosome Unknown contig00056, whole genome shotgun sequence includes these proteins:
- a CDS encoding uncharacterized protein (encoded by transcript BESB_064240) gives MITVILKSNTFSCLKQSSGVCIKYSGIQRIFEKPTFVYKLYEYHDIHFGSRLLNVSLYGIHGSDSCWPGTCLVTG, from the exons atgattaccgtgatattgaaatccaacacttttagctgtcttaagcagtccagtggggtg tgcattaagtatagtggtatccagcgtatatttgaaaaaccaacatttgtatacaagctgtacgaatatcatgacattcactttggtagtcgccttcttaatgttagtctgtacggaatacacggatcggattcttgttggcctggcacctgtttagtaactggatga